From the Lottiidibacillus patelloidae genome, the window TTTTGACAGTGAGTGATTTGAATGGTTAATGGGAAGAGTGAAAGTAGTAATCCATACGTAATAAAAGGAATAATGGTTGTTGTTGGCTATCTAATCGTCTTGCTAATTATTAGCTTAGTGGCTAGTGTTGAAATGGGAAGCATGGAGCAAGGGTTTATTATTGTTTTATACGGTTTCTATAGCTTCGTTGAATTTTTGTTTTCTCTAAAAGATGGATTCCCAATTTCTATTAATAATCCGACTGACAATGTTTTTTGGTTATATGTCTTAGTAGGTATGACACTTTATATCGTTACTATCTTTATTAGTCACTATTATTTATTTCAGAAATCGAAAAATAGAGGAATCCTACTAGTTACTGTAAATCTGCTAATTATAGCTAGTTACATATTTTTTGAGGCTAGCATTATTGGGTTTGCAACGGTATAACAAATAACGCTCAGAGCTTAATTCTCTGAGCGCTTTTAGCACCATTCAAAATGAAAATTTATTCACTTTCTTCGGAACCACCTTGGCCTCCGGAATCTTCGCTAGCCTTACCAGATTTAATTACCTCTTCTACTACTTTTGTTAAAATTTCCATAAGTTGTGTTTTATATAATGGACTTTCTAATGTTTCAATGATCACTGTTTGTAAATGCTTACGGTATTCTTTGCTCTTTAACAATTTAGTAAGCTGTTTTTCCATTTCAGGATCTTGTAATATTTCAATCATCGCTTCTTGATAATCAGGATCTTTCATTAAATCTTTTTGAAGTTGCTTGTTTTGTTCCTGGATACTTTTTGCAAATGTTTCAACAAACTTAGGATCCTTAAACTGTTCATTCCAAAACTTTAAGCCATCTTCAGATAGTAACGTTTGTTTAATTGTCGCCTTGACAACGTCATCATTCATAATTAAAAGCTCTTTTGTTTTTTCATCAGCAAGCATTTCTTGCAGTGCTTTCTTTCCTTCATCTGTTTTAAGGATGTCTACGACCATATTTTTCGTCTTTTCGTAATTACCTTCACTTTCTTCCTTTGGAGCACATGCTACGATTAGGAATAAAAAAATACAGGAGAAGAAGAGCAATTTTGCTCTAGCCATAAGCTGAACTCCTTTCACTCATAAATAGGTTACTTTAATATGGGGTGAAATAACCTAATATTATTCATGAATTTCAGCTAAAGGTAGCAATTTTTAAGCCTCATTGGTAAAATCGAATAGGAAAAGTATTTAAAGTAACGGGATGTGAACATTAACATGAAAATAAAAAATTGGATTTACTTATTTTATACAACATTATTACTAGGTGGAATGGTCGGAGTATTTACAGGTGTAATTATAGAGAGAGAACAATACATAAACTTCTTAAGAGAAGGATTAGCTCTTGATATTTTATTTTCTGTTTTTTGGTTGTTCGGCATTTCCTTAATTTTTAGCTTAATTAGTCAAATGGGCTTTTTTGCTTACTTAACAGTTCATCGCTTTGGGTTGGGGATGTTCGGAGCTTTATGGAATCCGGTACAGTGGCTTTTAATTGCAGTAGTGTATTTTGATTTAATATGGCTACGCTATATTAACTTTGCAGAAGGTGAAGGAATCTTACCGTATATTTTAACTGCTTCATTCCTGTTAGTAGTTGGTTTAGTAGTGGCATATGTAAAAAGTAAAGCAACGAATAAAGGAGCTTTTGTTCCTACACTATTTTTCATTGTGGTAGTAACGACATTAGAATGGTTCCCAGTGCTTCGAATTAATGATGCGAAATATTTATGGTTAATGCTATTACCATTACTGGCATGTAACATTTGGCAAGTTCTCATCTTACATCGATTAACTGGAACAACAAAATAAAAATGCTATGAGCTGAGGATTTCTCCTCAGCTCATTTTTTGTATATGAAGTTAATTTTCCTCTTTGCTTTTACTTTCAGCATTAGCAATCATGCTTGATATAGTAGCAAAAGAATGTCCTTTACTTTTAATCTGACTAATAATCTTAGGTAAAGCCTCGGCAGTTTGCTTAGCGCTGTCTGATGCATGTAATAAGATGATATCCCCACCATCTAAATTATTTATCACATTAGAGACAATTTTATCAACCCCAGGATTTGTCCAATCTTCTGAGTTTTTATTCCAGTGAACAACATCAAATTTTAGCGATTCCGTAATATTTAAAACCCTTGTATCAAAATGACCATTTGGTGGTCTTAATAAAGAAGGTCTTTTCCCAGTTATTTTTTCAAAAATCTGCTGAGCATATAAAAGGTCTTTCTTAATTTCGTTATCATCCATTTCTGTATAACTCTTGAAACGGTATCCCATGCTTCCTATTTCATAGCCGCTTTCAACAATCTTTTTTACTATTTCAGGGTGCCTTTCTGCCCAAGAAGCGGAAAGGAAGAATGTTGCATTTGAAATACCTTCTTTCTGAAGAACTTCTAATATAGGAAGAGCTTTTTTATCTCCCCAGCTTATATCGAAAGTAAGTGCTACTTTATTCGTCTCTTCGCTCCCTTGGTATATTGCTTTTGGACCGGTTTTTGTAGAGAATACTGGTTGTTGACCACGCTCAACGAATAAAATGGCAGCGGCAAATAAAGCAGCAATAGCGATAATTAAGTATTGCTTAAACCTTTTCCCATTAATGACAAAAAAGAAATTCATCT encodes:
- a CDS encoding KinB-signaling pathway activation protein, producing the protein MKIKNWIYLFYTTLLLGGMVGVFTGVIIEREQYINFLREGLALDILFSVFWLFGISLIFSLISQMGFFAYLTVHRFGLGMFGALWNPVQWLLIAVVYFDLIWLRYINFAEGEGILPYILTASFLLVVGLVVAYVKSKATNKGAFVPTLFFIVVVTTLEWFPVLRINDAKYLWLMLLPLLACNIWQVLILHRLTGTTK
- the gerD gene encoding spore germination lipoprotein GerD, with translation MARAKLLFFSCIFLFLIVACAPKEESEGNYEKTKNMVVDILKTDEGKKALQEMLADEKTKELLIMNDDVVKATIKQTLLSEDGLKFWNEQFKDPKFVETFAKSIQEQNKQLQKDLMKDPDYQEAMIEILQDPEMEKQLTKLLKSKEYRKHLQTVIIETLESPLYKTQLMEILTKVVEEVIKSGKASEDSGGQGGSEESE
- the pdaB gene encoding polysaccharide deacetylase family sporulation protein PdaB, with amino-acid sequence MNFFFVINGKRFKQYLIIAIAALFAAAILFVERGQQPVFSTKTGPKAIYQGSEETNKVALTFDISWGDKKALPILEVLQKEGISNATFFLSASWAERHPEIVKKIVESGYEIGSMGYRFKSYTEMDDNEIKKDLLYAQQIFEKITGKRPSLLRPPNGHFDTRVLNITESLKFDVVHWNKNSEDWTNPGVDKIVSNVINNLDGGDIILLHASDSAKQTAEALPKIISQIKSKGHSFATISSMIANAESKSKEEN